A stretch of Acidobacteriota bacterium DNA encodes these proteins:
- a CDS encoding ABC transporter ATP-binding protein translates to MMRKKPDGTRLAPATAGPPAHPIVEARQATKRYGDVTAVDAVDFCAQSGEIVALLGPNGAGKTTLVSLLLGLDRPDGGTARLFGLEPASRAARQRTGAMLQISGLPETLRVAEHIHLFSSYYERPLSLDETLHLAGLEALRDRPFARLSGGEKQRLMFALAICGDPELLFLDEPTTGLDVESRRGLWRRIRHLAEQGRTVVLTTHYLEEADALADRVLVLDGGRFIADGTSDEIKARVGVKTIRCRTALPEEALAALPGVQSVRLRKEAGDGRVELISSSAEETVRQLLERDPPMADLEIQGAALEDAFLALVDAQRADTERSAA, encoded by the coding sequence ATGATGAGAAAAAAACCGGACGGAACGAGACTCGCACCGGCGACCGCCGGACCCCCAGCCCACCCGATCGTCGAAGCGCGGCAGGCGACCAAGCGCTACGGCGACGTGACCGCCGTCGACGCCGTGGACTTCTGCGCCCAATCGGGCGAAATCGTCGCCCTCCTCGGCCCCAACGGCGCCGGCAAGACGACTCTGGTGAGCCTACTCCTCGGCCTCGACCGGCCGGACGGCGGCACCGCCCGGCTGTTCGGCCTGGAGCCGGCGTCCCGCGCCGCCCGCCAGCGCACCGGCGCGATGCTTCAGATTTCCGGGTTGCCGGAGACGCTGCGGGTGGCGGAACACATCCATCTCTTTTCAAGCTACTACGAGCGGCCCCTGAGCCTCGACGAGACCCTCCACCTCGCCGGTCTCGAAGCCCTCCGCGATCGGCCCTTCGCGCGGCTGTCCGGCGGCGAGAAACAGCGGCTGATGTTCGCCCTGGCGATCTGCGGCGACCCGGAACTGCTCTTCCTCGACGAACCCACCACCGGCCTCGATGTCGAGTCCCGGCGCGGTCTGTGGCGGCGCATCCGGCACCTCGCGGAGCAGGGCCGCACCGTCGTCTTGACGACCCACTACCTGGAGGAGGCGGATGCCCTGGCGGACCGCGTGCTGGTGCTCGATGGCGGCCGCTTTATCGCCGATGGCACCTCCGACGAGATCAAGGCGCGGGTCGGGGTGAAGACCATCCGCTGCCGGACCGCCCTGCCGGAGGAGGCGCTGGCGGCGCTGCCGGGAGTGCAGTCCGTCCGGCTCCGAAAAGAAGCAGGCGACGGACGAGTAGAGCTGATCTCGAGCAGCGCCGAGGAAACCGTGCGGCAGCTCCTCGAACGAGACCCGCCGATGGCCGACCTGGAGATCCAGGGAGCCGCCCTGGAAGACGCTTTCCTCGCCCTGGTCGACGCCCAGCGGGCGGACACCGAAAGGAGTGCCGCATGA